The Chryseobacterium turcicum nucleotide sequence CAAACTGGAATGCAAGTTCGAAAATTAAGACCTCAAACCAAATGATACATTTAGCAAAAATACAAGAGGCAGCCGAAAACCTGAAAGGTGTGGCTGTGCATACGCCTCTTGTGAAAAACGAAAACCTGAGCGAGCGATTTGCTGCTCAGGTTTATTTGAAACGGGAAGATTTACAACCTGTACGATCCTACAAATTGCGTGGAGCGTATCATAAAATAAGTTCGCTTTCCGAAAATGATATAAAACTCGGCGTTGTATGTGCAAGTGCGGGTAATCACGCTCAAGGAGTGGCTTTTGCGTGTAGAAAACTGAACATAAAAGCCGTTATTTATATGCCTATTACCACGCCTGCACAAAAAATAAAGCAGGTAAAACTCTTTGGAAAAGAAAATGTAGAGGTTGTGTTGAAAGGTGATACTTTTGACGATGCCTACAACGAAGCCCTTCTTTTCAGCCAGAAGAATAAGGCAGTTTTCGTTCATCCGTTTGATGATGAATTGGTTATTTCCGGACAAGGAACTGTAGGATTGGAAATTGTGGAAGACAGCAAATGTAAAATTGATTTTTTATTCTTCCCAATTGGAGGTGGCGGTTTGGCAGCAGGGGTCGTTTCGGTTTTTAAACAATTGAGTCCTGAAACTAACCTTATCGGTATAGAACCACAAGGAGCAGCCTCTATGAAAACATCGTTGGAAAACGGTAAAAATACTGCATTGACGAACATTGATAAATTTGTAGATGGAGCTGCCGTAAAACGGGTGGGCGACAAAACATTTGAAATCTGCCAACATTCGTTAGATGACATCGTCTTAGTGCCTGAAGGGAAAGTTTGCACAACAATTTTACAATTATATAACGAAGAAGCCATTGTTGTAGAACCAGCTGGTGCATTGAGTATTGCAGCCTTGGATTCGTATAAAGACCAAATCAAAGGTAAAAATGTGGTGTGCATTGTTAGTGGCAGCAACAATGACATTACAAGAATGGAAGAAATAAAAGAGCGATCCTTGATGTTTGAAGGATTGAAGCATTATTTCATCATCAACTTTCCACAACGACCAGGAGCATTAAAAGAATTTGTAAATGATGTCTTAGGAGAAAATGATGACATTACTTATTTCCAGTTCACTAAAAAGAACAACCGCGAAGAAGGTCCGGCTGTTGTTGGCGTAGAACTAAAATACAGTTCTGATTTAGATAGTATGGAACAAAAAATGAAAACTAAAAAAATAAATTATCAGCATCTAAACGAGCAGAAAGAATTGTTTACACATTTGATTTTCTAGGGTTAAAATAGGAGTGGATAGAAATCTTTCCACTCCTTTAACTTCCGTCACTTTTTTCAAAATTCAAAAAATATTCTCAAATGAGCAACAAGAATATTGCTCCTGATAAATGTGATAGCATAAATAAAAGAGACCTTAACATCTGTTTCTGCCTGTACTGCTTTAAAATTAACGGACTACGCATTCTCTCATGAGAAATTAAATTCACAAGAAGAAGGCCATGGTACAAACAATAGCAGCCGTTATAGCAGTATAAAATAGACCTATGATAGTTCCGTAACCTAGCTTTTTGTGTACTGTCGAATATTTTCCTGGTAATGTTTTTTTCTTTTTCAAATTCTTATTAGCACTGAAAACAGTAATTCCCCAGAAAATATAGGTGATTACCGCACCTATGATATGTGCAATCAATAAACTATTAAAGAATAACGTCCCGGTATATTTACTGTTAGAAACGAGACTGCCTGATCCACCCGAAACCCTTATTTGAACTTCTAAAATAATCAGTGCAACAATACAGGTCCAGAACAATCGTTTTTGAATTTTGACGTGGACATCAAGGTTCTTTTTCTTAATTTGAGAAACAGCATAAACCGAAATAAAGGGGGCTGAAATTGACAATATTAGCATTCCCACTATAATTGACAACGTAATGTTCATAATTTTGATTTTTAATTAAATGTTTTTCTGTTAAAACTCGAAAATTACTCCAAGGGAAGGTAAAGGATGTCCAGTTTTATTGTAAAGAATAACTGGTATGGCGTTGCTTCCATCAGCAGTAATAGGTTGTCCATTGGTAGTCACAAAGCCTGTATTATCTTCGTTTCGCTTAAACGTAAAGTTCGGGTTGGTTTCATTTTTTTGCATCAATAAGTTTTGTACATCTAGATATATGCCCAACGATGTCTTTTTAAAGTTGAATTTCTTATCCACTCGGAAATCCAGTTGGTTGAAATTGGAAAGTCTGTTCTGGTTCAATAAGGAAGCATCTGGAATTCCCTGGCCCAGCAACAAATAGTTTTGTTGTGAGGCTGCCAGATCATATGGTGTATAAGGATTTCCTCCTGCAAAACGATACTTCAGTCCCAAGTCCCAGTCATTTTTCATTTTATACCCTAAAGTTGCAGAAAACAGATGTCTGTTATCCCAGGATGAAGGAGCTAATACGCCATCTACTCCCGAAAATTTACTAACTACATAAGAATAACTAA carries:
- a CDS encoding DUF420 domain-containing protein, with translation MNITLSIIVGMLILSISAPFISVYAVSQIKKKNLDVHVKIQKRLFWTCIVALIILEVQIRVSGGSGSLVSNSKYTGTLFFNSLLIAHIIGAVITYIFWGITVFSANKNLKKKKTLPGKYSTVHKKLGYGTIIGLFYTAITAAIVCTMAFFL
- the ilvA gene encoding threonine ammonia-lyase IlvA, with product MIHLAKIQEAAENLKGVAVHTPLVKNENLSERFAAQVYLKREDLQPVRSYKLRGAYHKISSLSENDIKLGVVCASAGNHAQGVAFACRKLNIKAVIYMPITTPAQKIKQVKLFGKENVEVVLKGDTFDDAYNEALLFSQKNKAVFVHPFDDELVISGQGTVGLEIVEDSKCKIDFLFFPIGGGGLAAGVVSVFKQLSPETNLIGIEPQGAASMKTSLENGKNTALTNIDKFVDGAAVKRVGDKTFEICQHSLDDIVLVPEGKVCTTILQLYNEEAIVVEPAGALSIAALDSYKDQIKGKNVVCIVSGSNNDITRMEEIKERSLMFEGLKHYFIINFPQRPGALKEFVNDVLGENDDITYFQFTKKNNREEGPAVVGVELKYSSDLDSMEQKMKTKKINYQHLNEQKELFTHLIF